In Streptomyces sclerotialus, the DNA window GACTCCGTGGAGCGCCTGGAGCGGCGCTGGCCGCAGCTGTCGGAGGTGGAGTTCTCGGTGCGTGAGGTGCCGCGGCCGGAGCCCGCCGGCGGTGACGCGTTCGCGGCGGGCGAGGACACGGTGCCGCTGGGGAGTCTGCTGCCCTCCGAGGCCGGCCGCCGGGACCGGATCGTCATCTACCGCCGGCCCGTGGAGATCCGCACGAAGAACCGTGAGGAGCGCGCGCTCCTCGTGCACGAGGTCGTCGTCGAACAGGTCGCGGAACTGCTGGGCCTGGCCCCGGAGTCGGTCGACCCCCGGTACGGGCAGGACTGAGCTCCCGGGCACGAGCAGGACCG includes these proteins:
- a CDS encoding metallopeptidase family protein, with the protein product MDSPVPPPAGAGENPSPTEPRPRRRDRHGRGMRGPIAPPQVPLSVSRADAFVDLVHDSVERLERRWPQLSEVEFSVREVPRPEPAGGDAFAAGEDTVPLGSLLPSEAGRRDRIVIYRRPVEIRTKNREERALLVHEVVVEQVAELLGLAPESVDPRYGQD